The Petroclostridium xylanilyticum region TAAGCTGATTCATTATTTACCTCCTCATGCAAGACCGCATCTTACTTATCGTAGTAAAGTCGTTCAGTAATTTAAATTTATTGACAATATTATATCCCTTTTATATAAAACCTGCATTAGTTTTCAATTTAAATTTTCAAATTTGTTATCTTTGCAGTTCTATTTATAGATTCCCTTTCAAACCAATGCTCTCTGCTACCTTCTGCATACCTTTGATAGTTTCTTCAATTACTTTATCCAATTCCATCCCCAACATTTTTGCTCCTTCTTCAATAATCTCTCTATTCACTCCTGCCGCAAACCCTTTCTGTTTCCATTTCTTCTTGACTGATTTTACTTCCATATCCAGTATGCTTTTACTTGGCCGCATAAGTGCTGTAGCCGCAATCAGTCCCGTTAATTCATCAATTGTATATAACACTTTTTCCATTCTCTCCAATGGCTCAACATCAGAACAAATCTTCCAGCCATGGCTTTCTATTGCCCGAATATAATCTTCAGGCCAATTTCTCTCTGTTAGTATTTCCCTTACCTTTTTGCAATGCTCATCTGGGTACATCTCATAGTCAAGGTCATGTACTAGCCCTATAATTCCCCATTTTTCTTTGTCTTCTTCTCTAAATAATTCTGCAAAGTGCAACATAACAGATTCAACAGCCAATGCATGTCGTATTAGACTTTCATTTTTATTATACTCTTTTAGAAGTTCATAAGCCTCTGCCCTATTTGGAACAATTTTCTCCATCGCAAAAATCCCTCTTTCGTTTATTAGTAATATTATTTAGTAATTTTATCCTATATTTTTAGATTTTAGATATCACCATA contains the following coding sequences:
- a CDS encoding HD domain-containing protein; amino-acid sequence: MEKIVPNRAEAYELLKEYNKNESLIRHALAVESVMLHFAELFREEDKEKWGIIGLVHDLDYEMYPDEHCKKVREILTERNWPEDYIRAIESHGWKICSDVEPLERMEKVLYTIDELTGLIAATALMRPSKSILDMEVKSVKKKWKQKGFAAGVNREIIEEGAKMLGMELDKVIEETIKGMQKVAESIGLKGNL